The DNA region CGGGCGCTTCGGGTTGCGCCCCCACTGGCGCTGCCGCTGCTTGCCCTTCGGCTTCCTGTTTGGGGTGCAGGTAGAGCTCCTCCAACAGGACGGCGCTGCCGGCCACCCACGGCGGCACGATCAGCGCGCCGATAATGCCCAGCACCTGCGCACCGCCCAAAACGGCTAGCAGCTGGTACAGCGGGTGAACGCGAACCGAGGTGCCCACCAGCAGCGGGTCGAGCACGTAGGTCTCGACGTTTTGGATGACCGCAAACAGCAGCAGCACCCACAGCATGGCCCAACCCCCTTGCGAGGTGGCCACGATCAGCGCCGGAATCGAGCCCAGAAGGGGGCCGAAGAAGGGGATGAGATTGGTGACGCCGGCAATGGCGCCCAAGCCCAAGGCAAATTCGGAAAAGCTCAGGGCCGAGAGCCCAACTGTCACCGCCACGCCCAAAATGGCCGAGACCAGGACCCGGCCTTGGATGTAGCCGCCCATGCGCTGGCTGACCGGCTTGACCTGAGCGGCGAGACGCTGGTTCCACGGTTGCGGAAACAGATTGACGATGCCGCGGATCAAGCGCTGCGAGCCCGACAGCATGTAGCCCGAGAGCAACACGGCCAGTACCAGGCTGAGTACGCCGCCGATGACCCCGCGCGTGAAGCCGTAGGAGCGTACCAGTACCTGCTGGCCGGAGCCCACGATCCAACCGGTTAAGGACTGGACGTCAAAAAACTGGTTGAGCTGCTCCAGCGCTTGCGGCTCGGTCATGCCCAAGCGCACGACCGTATCTTGCACCAGCGCGCGGGCTGCTTCCAAATAGGCTGGTAGCTGCCGGACCAGGCGCTGGATCTGCTCGATCACGGTCGGGCCCATTAGCAACCCAGCGCCGGCCAAACCAGACAGCAAGACCAAATACACCAAAAGAACCGACAGAATGCGCGGAACGCCCAGTCTTTGCGCGTTGTTGACGATGGGCGCCAGCGCCGAGGCCAGCACGGTGGCAATCATCAGCACCACCAGCAGGCTGCGCAGCTGCCACAGCAGCAGGACCGCAAACGCGATCGCGGCTCCAACGAGCAGGTTACGGCTGGAGAGGGAGATGCGCTGTTCGGACTGCTCAGTCATGGTGCTTGGTGCAGGCTGCTGCTTTTGGATCAGTGTAACCCCCTAGCGGCAGGTTGCCCGCCTGTGGAGGGCATTGCGGCTGCGCTTATGCCTGGCGGTACCAGCGCGTCTCGCCGCCGGGCAGATCCACCACGGCAATGCCCTGGGCTTGCAGTTGGTCGCGGATGCGATCAGCTTGGGCGAAGTTTTTGGCTTTGCGCGCCTCGGCCCGCTCGCGGACGAGCGCCTCGATGCGATCGTCGCTTAGTTGCGAGCTGGCGCTGCCATCGGCTTCCTCACCGACGGACCCGGGCTGCTCCGAATGTTGGGCTGCCAATCCCAGCACCTGCCCCAGGCAAACCAGCGTGCGCCACTTGCGCTCCAGCTCGACTGGCTCGCTGGCCGTT from Cyanobacteria bacterium QS_8_64_29 includes:
- a CDS encoding AI-2E family transporter, whose protein sequence is MTEQSEQRISLSSRNLLVGAAIAFAVLLLWQLRSLLVVLMIATVLASALAPIVNNAQRLGVPRILSVLLVYLVLLSGLAGAGLLMGPTVIEQIQRLVRQLPAYLEAARALVQDTVVRLGMTEPQALEQLNQFFDVQSLTGWIVGSGQQVLVRSYGFTRGVIGGVLSLVLAVLLSGYMLSGSQRLIRGIVNLFPQPWNQRLAAQVKPVSQRMGGYIQGRVLVSAILGVAVTVGLSALSFSEFALGLGAIAGVTNLIPFFGPLLGSIPALIVATSQGGWAMLWVLLLFAVIQNVETYVLDPLLVGTSVRVHPLYQLLAVLGGAQVLGIIGALIVPPWVAGSAVLLEELYLHPKQEAEGQAAAAPVGAQPEAPGAVSMR